The genomic window GTCGCGCGCTGGGCGAAGATCCTCGCGCCGCACGGCGACGCCCGCGGCGCGGAGCGGCTGGAGCAGTTGATCGCCTTCGCCGACGAGCAGGACGCGGCGGGGTTCGCGCGTCCCGGCGACTTCGTGCGCGCGGCGCGCGCGGCGATGGTCGAGGAGCCGAAGCCGGCGCGGGTCCGCGTCCTCTCGATCCACAAGTCGAAGGGGCTGGAGTTCGACGTCGTCGTCCTTCCGGAACTCGGCAAGGGCCTCGTCCACGGCCACTTCACGCTGCTGTTCGACCAAGAGAGCCCCGCGGCGCCGATCAAGGGGGTCTTCCGCTCGCCCGGCAAGGAGATCGCCGCGTTGCTTTCGCCGACGCTGGCGGAGGCGTACGCCCGCGCCGCGACGCGCGAGGCGGTCGAGGGGCTCTGCCTGCTCTACGTCGCGATGACCCGCGCGCGGTACGCGCTGACCCTCGTGGGCGAGGCGCCGAAGGAGAACGAGAAGACGCTCCCCTTCTCGATGGCGGGGATCCTCCGCGGCGCGCTGGCGCGCGGCGCCGCCGGCGGCTCGACCGAGCCGGTCTACGCCCACGGCGATCCGCGCTGGATGGACAAAGCCGCGTGGAACGACGCGCCCGACGCGGCGGCGTCCGCGCCGCTCGACCCGCCGCGGCTCGGCAAGAGTCCCAGGGAGGCGCCGCGACGCGGTTTGCGGCGCGCCAGCCCTTCGTCGCTGGAGCGCGGCGGGCTGGTGACGGCGGAGGACCTGCTGCGTCTCGCGCCGCACGGCGGGCGGCGCTTCGGCTCGCTGATCCACGCCCTCTTCGCGCGCGTGGCGTGGAGCGACGATCCGGCGCCGCGCGACGAGGAGCTCGCCGCGGCGCTCGAGGCCGAGGCGCCCGACGTCGCGGACCGCGAGGCCGCGGAGGCGATCGCCGCCTTCCGCGCGATGCTCGGCAAGGACGAAGTCCGCGCGGCGCTCGCGCGTCCGCGGCTCGGTCCCGGAGAGGAGGCGGAGGCGCTCGCCGAACAGCCGT from bacterium includes these protein-coding regions:
- a CDS encoding PD-(D/E)XK nuclease family protein yields the protein AEIFDGLAGEIPGLAEERRNTCRRCAKDVLDVVNEVFQSIVGTEPNPALLDSKKQPRYDVVGPWRRWFQPHETAGEEKRGRVEMFLSPAPPKGGDAEYADDEEEQAPPRTHARFAAERVKELADAAPQATIGVLVRSNKAGAAIQFALNELGVEASGEGGTPLDDDPAVEAILSAFELADHPEATAAAYAALHSPLAETLGIASLDAAELRRAARRIRADLADDGAAALVARWAKILAPHGDARGAERLEQLIAFADEQDAAGFARPGDFVRAARAAMVEEPKPARVRVLSIHKSKGLEFDVVVLPELGKGLVHGHFTLLFDQESPAAPIKGVFRSPGKEIAALLSPTLAEAYARAATREAVEGLCLLYVAMTRARYALTLVGEAPKENEKTLPFSMAGILRGALARGAAGGSTEPVYAHGDPRWMDKAAWNDAPDAAASAPLDPPRLGKSPREAPRRGLRRASPSSLERGGLVTAEDLLRLAPHGGRRFGSLIHALFARVAWSDDPAPRDEELAAALEAEAPDVADREAAEAIAAFRAMLGKDEVRAALARPRLGPGEEAEALAEQPFAALLDDGTLLQGRFDRVVLRRRAGRVVGAELLDYKTDAVDGEKLDEAVETYRPQIDAYRKALCAMHGLP